A stretch of the Archangium violaceum genome encodes the following:
- a CDS encoding AAA family ATPase has translation MTQHPLSEGPNGTQEIYRGRRYVVSRWTEDAITLVLKQPRRGALATSSTALLQHEYQLLRELEELRTPGIVKAFALQDMQGMPVLVLADAGPYDLREWLKRNPFEPGTFLELALQLAGILEGLHRHHVIHRDFNPSNIIVARGMPRVTVIDFDLAIKLSGTATSESLLGELDSTLPYIAPEQTGRMDRLVDHRADLYSLGATFYEMLTGQPPFTSTDAAELVHAHLARPPLPPALANPKVPELLSELVLKLLAKMPEERYQSAESLLSDLQEARKRLRASGALHPFELGGLDRARQLSFPERLYGRERELAQLEAALARIRTGPSETVMVTGTAGAGKSTLVQALRQRLGAGCWFLSGKFDQLQGNVPYAPLVTAFQGLLGELLRTPAEHQDGWRRRLLEALGTDGHVLLGVVPEWEQLLGAQPPVAGSGPVDAERRLHRTFQAFVQALATPEHPLVLFLDDLHWADPASLELFRSLASNPDSRHVLWVGSYRTEEVGPEHPVARILAALQEAGAAVHSIAIPPLDLEALTALCGDTLHREPEHLRPLARLVLSKTAGNPLFVIRFLRYLHHSGLLRFDAGRGTWDWDLARIARVDMTENVVELMVATIRQLPERTQSLLKVAACLGNRVELPLLAALMDMPRGDTARALRSAYQEGLLVHEGEAVYRFSHDRVQQAAYSLLTEDQKKRLHLEAGRQMRGSIGREPDERLFDVVDQLDLGAELVTDEAERLELAWLNFRAGCKAKESVAFRSSLGYLTRGIALLPRDAWRANHSLAFSLHREAAECAHLAGDQRLAERLVSSAMTHAASRAEKADLYTLQLISCMARQAFQEGIRWGREGLRLFALELPSRQDAAQAIQAEFAAVKENLRGRSTAELLEEPLSEDPDHLACLRLLSEVGLVLFYLDPFLFAFTNVRVVNLSLKHGNSVHSSVPYAVYGGLLPSHSGDYDSGYAFGRLGVELCQRYPTPRLVSRTLVTFALGVNHWKAPLRTSMPHLRMAFTSADASGDVSLATYTFPATVNTLFSMGTGFSQLLSELETDIAYARKAGLHWRIQSLISLRQALRCLRDRTREGAGFEDDTFHEEAFLTANRELPTVRCMYWIQRLQVSYLFGDVETAREMSRRASEIIEFLRGWYLIAEHNFYTSLTLVACSEKSAPPERAGLLERIAANQRQLGVWADNCPENFRHKYQLVCAELARLEGRDEEAMRLYEQAIEGAHREEFHQDEALANELASRYYRALGVKRLADICLRAAIDGYARWGAQAKVSALEEEFPDLVPVGRLDRQPPASTPPDAESGGSALDLSTLLKSAETLVSEVVLERLLEKLMGVCLEAAGAQRGALVLDEKDTLTVRAVGAVSEPVSLVRTALKESDQVPTSVIEGAFLSGETLVLADAAHQEGFSSDPYVAQHTTKSALAIPIQRFPRTVGVLYLENNLATRAFTPERVRLLRLLSSQIAISLENSLLFERLRIEVDERRRAESTVRFLAESSLALAESLDLETTLNRITRLVVPRLADWCLVIVKDKGGMPRPVAITHVDPNKEPRLRDFMEQYLAKGESASEALLRVLRTGQPLLLPEITDSVVEENQPGRAPRYIELLRALSTRTGMYVPLVARGKTLGAIVFFSGVPGRHYGQADLDLAQELARRAAVCIDNAWLYRDSQEAIRLRDDFLSVASHELNTPITSLRLSVQGLLRRASTELPENAQRALRHTEQQTRRLAELVTELLDVSRIRAGSLYLRLEQVELTEVLHHVIERFGESLNRANCPLSLQAREPVTGRWDRLRLEQVVGNLLSNAIKFAPGRPIELELLREGDTARLVVKDHGIGIAPERLPHVFGRFERAVSPEKYGGLGLGLYIVREIVTALGGSIRVESEPGVGTTFTVELPCHGPPSALTSNPSTLPSWPSRASALS, from the coding sequence ATGACGCAGCATCCTCTCAGCGAAGGCCCGAATGGCACCCAGGAGATCTACCGTGGGCGCCGGTATGTCGTGTCCCGCTGGACGGAAGATGCCATCACCCTGGTGCTCAAGCAGCCGCGCCGGGGCGCTCTCGCCACCAGCAGCACCGCGCTGCTCCAACACGAGTACCAACTGCTGCGGGAACTGGAGGAGCTGCGGACACCCGGCATCGTGAAGGCGTTCGCGCTCCAGGACATGCAGGGCATGCCCGTGCTCGTCCTCGCGGACGCCGGCCCGTACGATCTGCGGGAGTGGCTGAAGCGCAACCCCTTCGAGCCCGGCACCTTCCTGGAGCTGGCCCTCCAGCTGGCCGGAATCCTCGAGGGACTCCACCGGCACCACGTCATCCACCGCGACTTCAACCCCTCCAACATCATCGTGGCCAGGGGCATGCCGCGCGTGACGGTCATCGACTTCGACCTCGCCATCAAGCTCTCCGGTACCGCCACGTCCGAGAGCCTCCTCGGCGAGCTCGATTCGACGCTGCCCTACATCGCGCCCGAGCAGACGGGACGCATGGACCGCCTCGTCGACCACCGCGCCGACCTCTACTCCCTGGGCGCCACCTTCTACGAGATGCTCACCGGCCAGCCGCCCTTCACCTCGACGGATGCCGCCGAGCTCGTGCACGCCCATCTGGCGCGCCCTCCCCTTCCTCCGGCCCTCGCCAACCCCAAGGTCCCGGAGCTCCTCTCGGAGCTCGTGCTCAAGCTGCTCGCGAAGATGCCCGAGGAGCGCTACCAGAGCGCCGAATCCCTCCTGTCCGACCTTCAAGAGGCCCGGAAACGACTGCGGGCCTCGGGAGCGCTCCATCCCTTCGAGCTCGGCGGGCTCGACCGGGCGCGGCAGCTCTCCTTCCCGGAGCGGCTCTACGGACGTGAGCGCGAGCTGGCACAGCTCGAGGCCGCGCTGGCACGAATCCGGACGGGCCCGAGTGAGACGGTGATGGTCACGGGGACGGCGGGCGCTGGCAAGTCGACGCTCGTGCAGGCCCTGCGTCAACGACTCGGAGCCGGGTGCTGGTTCCTCTCCGGCAAGTTCGACCAGCTCCAGGGCAATGTGCCCTACGCCCCACTGGTGACGGCCTTCCAGGGCCTGCTCGGGGAGTTGCTGAGGACGCCCGCCGAGCACCAGGACGGGTGGCGGCGCCGGCTCCTGGAGGCGTTGGGCACCGACGGCCACGTCCTCCTCGGTGTCGTCCCGGAATGGGAACAGCTCCTCGGCGCGCAACCTCCCGTGGCCGGGTCCGGACCGGTGGACGCCGAGCGCCGTCTTCATCGAACGTTCCAGGCCTTCGTCCAGGCACTCGCCACACCCGAACACCCACTCGTTCTGTTCCTGGATGACCTCCACTGGGCCGATCCGGCCTCGCTCGAGCTCTTCCGGAGCCTCGCCTCGAATCCGGACTCCCGGCATGTGTTGTGGGTGGGCTCCTATCGCACCGAGGAGGTCGGGCCGGAGCATCCCGTCGCGCGGATCCTCGCGGCCCTCCAGGAAGCGGGGGCGGCCGTCCACTCCATCGCGATACCGCCCCTGGACCTCGAGGCACTCACGGCGCTCTGCGGCGACACCCTGCACCGCGAGCCCGAGCACCTGCGGCCCCTGGCCCGGCTCGTGTTGAGCAAGACAGCGGGCAATCCCCTCTTCGTCATCCGCTTCCTGCGCTACCTGCACCACTCCGGCCTGTTGCGCTTCGACGCCGGCCGCGGCACCTGGGACTGGGACCTCGCCCGGATCGCCCGGGTGGACATGACCGAGAACGTGGTCGAGCTGATGGTCGCCACCATCCGCCAGCTTCCCGAGAGGACCCAGAGCCTGCTGAAGGTCGCCGCCTGCCTGGGCAACCGGGTGGAGCTCCCACTGCTCGCGGCCTTGATGGACATGCCCAGGGGTGACACGGCCCGAGCGCTCCGGAGCGCCTACCAGGAGGGACTCCTCGTCCATGAGGGCGAGGCCGTCTACCGCTTCTCGCACGACCGCGTCCAACAGGCCGCGTACTCCCTGCTCACCGAGGACCAGAAGAAGCGGCTGCACCTCGAGGCGGGACGCCAGATGCGGGGCTCCATCGGGCGCGAGCCCGACGAGCGGCTCTTCGATGTGGTCGACCAGCTCGACCTGGGCGCGGAGCTGGTCACGGACGAGGCGGAGCGGCTGGAGCTGGCGTGGCTCAACTTCCGGGCGGGCTGCAAGGCCAAGGAGTCGGTGGCCTTCCGCTCCTCGCTGGGCTACCTCACCCGGGGCATCGCACTCCTCCCCCGGGATGCCTGGCGAGCGAACCACTCGCTGGCCTTCTCCCTTCACCGCGAGGCGGCCGAGTGCGCGCACCTCGCGGGCGATCAGCGGCTCGCCGAGAGGCTCGTCTCCTCCGCGATGACACATGCCGCGTCTCGCGCCGAGAAGGCGGACCTCTACACCCTCCAGCTCATCTCCTGCATGGCGAGGCAGGCCTTCCAGGAGGGAATCCGGTGGGGACGCGAGGGGCTGCGTCTGTTCGCCCTGGAGTTGCCCTCGAGGCAGGACGCCGCCCAGGCCATCCAGGCCGAGTTCGCCGCGGTGAAGGAGAACCTGCGAGGCCGCTCCACCGCGGAGCTCCTCGAGGAGCCCCTTTCAGAGGATCCGGATCATCTCGCCTGCCTGCGGCTCCTGTCCGAGGTGGGCCTCGTGCTCTTCTACCTGGATCCCTTCCTGTTCGCCTTCACCAACGTCCGTGTCGTCAACCTGTCGTTGAAGCATGGCAACTCGGTCCACTCCTCCGTGCCATATGCGGTGTATGGAGGACTGCTTCCCTCCCACTCGGGCGATTACGACTCCGGTTACGCCTTCGGACGCCTGGGAGTGGAGCTGTGCCAGCGCTATCCGACTCCCAGGCTGGTGAGCAGGACGCTCGTCACGTTCGCGTTGGGCGTGAACCATTGGAAGGCACCGCTGCGCACCAGCATGCCGCACCTGCGCATGGCCTTCACCTCCGCGGATGCGAGCGGTGATGTCTCCCTGGCCACCTACACGTTCCCCGCGACGGTGAACACCCTCTTCTCGATGGGCACCGGGTTCTCCCAGCTGCTCTCGGAGCTCGAGACCGATATCGCCTATGCCCGGAAGGCGGGCTTGCACTGGAGGATCCAATCCCTCATCAGCCTTCGTCAGGCCCTCCGGTGCCTGCGGGACCGGACCCGCGAGGGGGCGGGCTTCGAGGATGACACATTCCACGAGGAGGCGTTCCTCACCGCCAACCGGGAGCTGCCCACGGTGCGCTGCATGTATTGGATTCAGCGCCTCCAGGTGTCCTACCTGTTCGGAGATGTCGAGACCGCTCGGGAGATGTCCCGGAGGGCCAGCGAGATCATCGAGTTCCTCCGCGGGTGGTACCTCATCGCCGAGCACAACTTCTACACGTCCTTGACCCTGGTGGCCTGCAGCGAGAAGAGCGCTCCCCCGGAGCGGGCCGGGCTGCTGGAACGGATCGCCGCCAACCAGCGTCAGCTCGGTGTCTGGGCCGACAACTGCCCGGAGAACTTCCGTCACAAGTACCAACTCGTCTGTGCCGAGCTCGCCCGCCTCGAGGGACGGGACGAGGAGGCCATGAGGCTCTACGAGCAGGCCATCGAGGGAGCCCACCGCGAGGAGTTCCACCAGGACGAGGCGCTCGCGAACGAGCTGGCCAGCCGGTACTACCGCGCCCTCGGAGTGAAGCGGCTGGCCGACATCTGCCTGCGGGCCGCCATCGATGGCTATGCCCGCTGGGGCGCCCAGGCCAAGGTGTCGGCACTGGAGGAGGAGTTCCCCGATCTGGTGCCCGTCGGGCGGCTGGACAGACAGCCCCCGGCCTCCACCCCGCCGGACGCCGAATCGGGTGGCTCGGCGCTCGATCTCAGCACCCTGCTCAAGTCCGCCGAGACGCTCGTGAGCGAGGTGGTGCTGGAGCGCCTGCTCGAGAAGCTCATGGGTGTGTGTCTCGAGGCCGCGGGAGCCCAGCGTGGCGCGCTCGTGCTGGATGAGAAGGACACCCTCACGGTGCGCGCGGTGGGCGCCGTCTCGGAGCCGGTCTCGCTGGTGCGCACCGCGTTGAAGGAGTCGGACCAGGTCCCCACCTCGGTCATCGAAGGCGCGTTCCTGTCGGGAGAGACCCTCGTCCTGGCCGATGCCGCCCATCAAGAAGGTTTCAGCTCCGACCCGTACGTGGCCCAGCACACCACGAAGTCCGCCCTCGCCATCCCCATCCAACGGTTCCCCCGGACGGTGGGCGTGCTCTACCTGGAGAACAACCTCGCCACGCGCGCCTTCACCCCCGAGCGCGTCCGGCTGCTGCGCCTGCTCTCCTCGCAGATCGCCATCTCCCTGGAGAACAGCCTCCTCTTCGAGCGGCTGCGCATCGAGGTCGACGAGCGGCGGCGCGCGGAGAGCACGGTCCGCTTCCTCGCCGAGTCGAGTCTGGCCCTGGCCGAGTCCCTGGATCTGGAGACGACCCTGAACAGGATCACCCGCCTGGTGGTGCCCCGGCTGGCCGACTGGTGCCTGGTCATCGTGAAGGACAAGGGGGGCATGCCCCGCCCGGTCGCCATCACCCATGTGGATCCGAACAAGGAGCCACGGCTGCGCGACTTCATGGAGCAGTATCTCGCCAAGGGGGAATCCGCCTCGGAGGCCCTCCTCCGGGTGCTGCGCACGGGGCAACCCCTCCTCCTCCCCGAGATCACGGACTCGGTCGTGGAGGAGAACCAACCCGGGCGCGCTCCCCGCTATATCGAGTTGCTCCGCGCGCTCTCGACCCGGACGGGCATGTACGTGCCGCTCGTGGCCCGAGGGAAGACGCTGGGTGCCATCGTCTTCTTCTCCGGTGTCCCGGGGCGCCACTACGGACAGGCGGACCTCGACCTGGCGCAGGAGCTGGCACGCCGGGCCGCCGTGTGCATCGACAATGCGTGGCTGTACAGGGACTCCCAGGAGGCCATCCGCCTGCGCGACGACTTCCTGTCCGTGGCCTCGCATGAGCTCAACACACCCATCACCTCGCTCCGGCTGTCCGTCCAGGGGCTCCTGCGCCGCGCCAGCACCGAGCTGCCGGAGAACGCACAGCGCGCCCTGCGCCACACCGAGCAGCAGACGCGGAGACTCGCCGAGCTGGTCACGGAGCTGCTCGACGTGTCGCGCATCCGTGCGGGGAGCCTCTACCTGCGCCTCGAGCAGGTGGAGCTCACGGAGGTGCTCCACCATGTCATCGAGCGCTTCGGTGAATCGCTGAATCGGGCGAACTGCCCGCTGTCGCTCCAGGCCCGGGAGCCCGTCACGGGACGGTGGGATCGCCTCCGGTTGGAGCAGGTGGTGGGCAACCTGCTCTCCAATGCCATCAAGTTCGCGCCCGGCCGCCCCATCGAGCTCGAGCTCCTCCGGGAAGGCGACACCGCCCGGCTCGTGGTCAAGGACCATGGGATTGGCATCGCACCGGAGCGCCTGCCTCATGTCTTCGGCCGGTTCGAGCGCGCCGTCTCCCCCGAGAAGTACGGCGGCCTCGGGCTGGGGCTCTACATCGTGAGGGAGATCGTCACGGCCCTGGGCGGCTCCATCCGGGTGGAGAGCGAGCCCGGCGTGGGGACCACCTTCACGGTGGAGCTGCCCTGCCACGGTCCGCCCTCGGCCCTCACCTCCAACCCCAGCACCCTGCCCTCCTGGCCGAGCCGCGCGAGTGCCCTGTCCTGA
- a CDS encoding acyl-CoA dehydrogenase family protein, whose amino-acid sequence MPNPFTEEHEAFRKTVRTFVEKEMTPHALEWDRAGIFPRELFQKCGELGFFGINHDPKYGGSGLDYWYVTAFTEELTRSRNAGVNMALLVQSQMATPIINEIGTDEQKREFLAPALAGEKIAALGVSEPGAGSDVANIQTTARREGDDYVINGSKMWITNGTRADFITLAVRTGGPGYGGVSLVTFPTDVKGFSVSKKLDKVGNLSSDTAILFFEDCRIPRRYVLGEENEGFYHIMTNFQGERLVGALSAVGGMERMIEDALEYGKQRQAFGKPLLGFQVWRHKLVEHMAAIEAARRLTYHAVDVFDRKENAVREISMAKLFAGDLAQKVAYDVQQFFGGMGYIEETHIARAWRDIRLITIGGGTSEVMKEILSKMSGF is encoded by the coding sequence ATGCCGAACCCTTTCACCGAGGAGCATGAGGCCTTCCGCAAGACGGTGCGTACGTTCGTGGAGAAGGAGATGACGCCCCACGCCCTGGAGTGGGATCGCGCGGGCATCTTCCCGCGGGAGCTCTTCCAGAAGTGTGGCGAGCTGGGCTTCTTCGGCATCAACCATGATCCGAAGTACGGCGGCAGCGGGCTGGACTACTGGTACGTGACGGCCTTCACCGAGGAGCTGACGCGCAGCCGCAACGCGGGCGTGAACATGGCGCTGCTGGTGCAGAGCCAGATGGCCACGCCGATCATCAACGAGATCGGCACGGATGAGCAGAAGCGCGAGTTCCTCGCTCCGGCGCTGGCGGGCGAGAAGATCGCCGCGCTGGGCGTGAGCGAGCCCGGGGCCGGCTCGGACGTGGCCAACATCCAGACGACGGCGCGCCGGGAGGGGGATGACTACGTCATCAACGGCTCGAAGATGTGGATCACCAACGGCACGCGCGCGGACTTCATCACCCTGGCGGTGCGCACGGGCGGGCCGGGCTACGGGGGCGTCTCCCTGGTGACCTTCCCCACGGACGTGAAGGGCTTCTCGGTGTCGAAGAAGCTCGACAAGGTGGGCAACCTGTCCTCGGACACGGCCATCCTCTTCTTCGAGGACTGCCGCATCCCCCGGCGCTACGTGCTCGGCGAGGAGAACGAGGGCTTCTACCACATCATGACGAACTTCCAGGGGGAGCGCCTGGTGGGTGCCCTGTCCGCGGTGGGGGGCATGGAGCGGATGATCGAGGATGCGCTCGAGTACGGAAAGCAGCGGCAGGCGTTTGGCAAGCCGCTGCTGGGCTTCCAGGTGTGGCGCCACAAGCTGGTGGAGCACATGGCGGCCATCGAGGCGGCCAGGCGGCTGACGTACCACGCGGTGGATGTTTTCGATCGCAAGGAGAACGCGGTGCGGGAGATCTCCATGGCGAAGCTGTTCGCGGGAGACCTGGCCCAGAAGGTGGCCTACGACGTCCAGCAGTTCTTCGGCGGCATGGGCTACATCGAGGAGACGCACATCGCCCGGGCCTGGCGCGACATCCGGCTCATCACCATCGGCGGTGGTACCTCGGAGGTCATGAAGGAGATCCTCTCCAAGATGTCCGGCTTCTAG